Proteins from a genomic interval of Criblamydia sequanensis CRIB-18:
- a CDS encoding AI-2E family transporter, translating to MSQIQSNKIFVFLAFFFILYFAKELVLPIFLAFLLYFLLFRIVNFLKTQFFIPKFLGSALVILIFFTVFGIGLYYLFVNLKNLVFDLTNSTDIFQSKLDSFLRYFKIPHSILVIFKDLTITLEEKIQQDWIISLFSSTWQFFAGFVMIAILLYFLLISEGLFLKKMLKSLPTLERDEKINRIIQKLEQDMANYLITKTLINIVVGILIGAVLSIFKIPNAILLGVLVGILEFIPFLGSIVSMALITLIAIASLEQTWQIILCVSLVLIIMNVEGNILTPYVIGKRFSLNKVAVILGIYLMGWVWGIIGPFLAVPIMLIVKIIMDNINKSNVYSEIISE from the coding sequence ATGAGTCAAATACAATCCAATAAAATTTTTGTTTTTTTAGCATTTTTTTTTATTCTTTACTTTGCCAAAGAATTAGTTTTGCCTATTTTTTTGGCATTTTTATTGTATTTTCTTTTATTTCGAATAGTGAATTTCTTGAAGACACAGTTTTTTATCCCAAAATTTCTTGGATCCGCATTAGTAATATTAATTTTTTTTACTGTATTTGGGATAGGGCTATATTATTTGTTTGTTAACTTAAAAAATTTGGTTTTTGATTTAACAAATTCAACAGACATTTTTCAAAGCAAGCTGGATTCCTTCTTACGATATTTTAAAATACCCCATTCTATTTTGGTGATTTTTAAAGATTTAACTATAACTTTGGAGGAAAAAATACAACAGGACTGGATCATTTCCCTTTTTAGCAGTACCTGGCAATTTTTTGCAGGCTTTGTGATGATTGCGATCCTCCTTTATTTTTTGTTGATTTCAGAAGGACTATTTTTGAAAAAAATGTTGAAATCCTTGCCTACCCTTGAAAGGGATGAGAAAATCAATCGAATTATTCAAAAGTTAGAACAAGATATGGCAAATTATCTCATTACCAAAACATTGATTAATATAGTTGTTGGAATTTTAATAGGCGCAGTTTTATCTATTTTTAAAATTCCTAATGCAATTCTCTTAGGAGTATTGGTAGGTATTTTAGAATTCATTCCATTTTTGGGTTCAATTGTTTCCATGGCGCTAATTACTTTAATAGCAATTGCTTCCTTAGAACAAACTTGGCAAATTATTTTATGCGTTTCTCTCGTTTTAATCATCATGAATGTGGAAGGAAATATTCTTACGCCTTATGTGATTGGAAAAAGATTTTCTTTAAATAAAGTGGCTGTCATTCTAGGAATTTATCTGATGGGCTGGGTTTGGGGTATAATAGGACCTTTCCTTGCCGTTCCCATCATGCTGATTGTAAAAATCATTATGGATAATATAAACAAAAGTAATGTTTACAGTGAAATCATTTCAGAATAA
- a CDS encoding carboxymuconolactone decarboxylase family protein, whose translation MTKNYKEITNTISTSLSKMRKEIPDVMNGFNTLAQAATKEGALSKKTKELIALALGIASHCDGCIGFHTQSLIKLGVTREEFLETLSMAVYMGGGPSLMYAAEALEAFEELSS comes from the coding sequence ATGACAAAAAATTATAAAGAAATTACAAACACCATTTCAACATCGCTATCAAAAATGCGTAAGGAAATTCCTGATGTGATGAATGGATTTAATACATTGGCACAAGCTGCTACAAAAGAAGGCGCGCTTAGCAAAAAGACAAAGGAATTAATAGCACTTGCATTGGGTATTGCATCCCATTGCGATGGCTGCATTGGGTTCCACACTCAGTCTTTGATTAAATTAGGGGTTACTCGTGAAGAATTTCTTGAGACATTGAGCATGGCTGTTTATATGGGTGGAGGGCCTTCATTAATGTATGCTGCCGAAGCGTTAGAAGCTTTTGAAGAATTAAGTAGTTAA
- a CDS encoding nucleotidyl transferase AbiEii/AbiGii toxin family protein: MKMEKPKENLDESIYSRLKNVAKQRKRPVQEVLKYYAMERFLYRLSVSSHQSSFYLKGGLMLMVWDPMSHRATVDIDLLAKTSNSIANLQKIINEICAIEVIPDGLVFASDTLKLTEAQLEAEYHGISAAFSAQLFTAKLPMRIDFGFSDTILPHPAKIKYPTLLDLPAPELKGYTPQTSIAEKFESIIRLGFANTRMKDFYDIWLLTQQFDFDRKELQGIILQILKNRGTILEAVPIAFLESFYEDPIKKTKWNSFLRDISHEAIPFEKIIFDLKNFFKNLLPATT, from the coding sequence ATGAAAATGGAAAAGCCCAAGGAAAACCTCGATGAGTCTATCTATAGCCGTTTAAAAAATGTCGCAAAGCAAAGAAAAAGACCTGTTCAAGAAGTTTTGAAATACTATGCGATGGAACGTTTTTTGTACCGTCTAAGCGTATCCTCTCATCAAAGCTCTTTTTATCTAAAAGGGGGCTTGATGTTGATGGTCTGGGATCCAATGAGCCATCGGGCAACGGTAGACATAGATCTTCTTGCCAAAACTTCAAATTCCATAGCTAATTTACAGAAAATTATTAATGAAATCTGTGCTATTGAAGTGATACCCGATGGCTTAGTATTTGCCTCAGACACCTTAAAATTAACAGAAGCACAGTTAGAAGCTGAATATCATGGAATCAGTGCTGCATTTTCAGCGCAGCTCTTCACAGCAAAACTTCCTATGCGAATCGACTTTGGATTTAGTGATACTATTTTGCCTCACCCTGCAAAGATAAAGTATCCTACTCTTTTAGATCTTCCCGCTCCTGAGTTAAAAGGATATACTCCCCAAACATCTATTGCAGAAAAATTTGAATCTATTATTCGTTTGGGATTTGCCAACACACGTATGAAAGATTTTTATGACATATGGCTGTTGACCCAACAGTTTGATTTCGATCGAAAGGAATTGCAAGGAATCATTCTCCAAATTCTTAAGAATAGAGGAACCATTCTTGAGGCTGTTCCAATTGCATTTCTAGAATCTTTCTACGAGGATCCAATTAAGAAAACCAAATGGAATTCTTTTTTAAGAGATATTTCTCATGAAGCAATACCATTTGAAAAAATTATCTTCGACTTAAAGAACTTTTTTAAAAACTTATTACCTGCAACTACTTAG
- a CDS encoding YihY/virulence factor BrkB family protein, which translates to MSKEHKQKKLKFLSFVKSKIIAFFQGIKKGWKFFYDIFKSFFEDDCYDKASALSFYSLLSVVPVLAVLFGIAKGLGFGKKLEAEISQEFFQQPIISQKLIEFAHSWLESVKGNVIAGAGIIFLLYTVINLLNCVENIFNEIWKVKEGRSYLTKIRDYLTVFMVAPLFLVTSSSLNIYVTTQIAEKAKTNSLVEVISPFLYFIMNFFPFFLMWALFTFIYSFMPNRKIYFHVAAISGIVAGSAFQIWQWLYIKLQFYLTSYSAIYGSFAAFPLFLMWLQVSWLIVLFGVEMGVEIENGLFIQSRKMQSLSTKTAALLIVYYCLENFIKGDKPSTQPQLARKLGISLFHLNKVLEILLKNRILSEASFGDNTLGYQPAHSVNDITYQMVSSAVDQSYDIQVSAEETSELKKIMNLIKEIENASKSKSQKPLYLAVE; encoded by the coding sequence ATGTCTAAGGAACACAAACAGAAAAAACTAAAATTTCTTTCTTTTGTCAAATCAAAAATTATAGCTTTTTTTCAAGGAATCAAAAAAGGCTGGAAATTTTTCTATGATATATTTAAGAGTTTTTTTGAAGATGATTGCTATGACAAAGCCTCAGCTCTTAGTTTCTATTCCCTTCTTTCCGTCGTGCCGGTTCTTGCTGTTCTCTTTGGTATTGCCAAAGGCTTAGGATTCGGAAAAAAACTTGAGGCGGAAATTTCTCAGGAATTTTTTCAGCAGCCTATTATTTCGCAAAAACTTATTGAATTTGCTCATTCATGGCTCGAATCTGTAAAAGGAAATGTCATCGCAGGAGCAGGAATTATTTTTCTTCTTTATACAGTTATAAATCTTTTAAATTGCGTAGAAAACATTTTCAATGAGATTTGGAAAGTCAAAGAAGGAAGATCCTATTTAACAAAGATAAGGGATTATTTAACTGTATTTATGGTAGCCCCCCTATTCTTGGTTACCTCAAGCAGTCTTAATATTTATGTTACGACGCAAATAGCAGAAAAGGCCAAAACTAACTCTTTGGTTGAAGTGATCAGCCCCTTCCTCTATTTCATAATGAATTTTTTCCCCTTTTTTTTAATGTGGGCGCTTTTTACTTTCATATATTCTTTCATGCCAAATAGAAAAATATACTTTCATGTCGCAGCAATATCGGGAATTGTTGCCGGTTCGGCCTTTCAAATATGGCAATGGCTATATATAAAATTACAATTTTACTTAACTAGCTATAGTGCAATTTATGGCAGTTTTGCAGCCTTTCCCTTATTTCTAATGTGGCTGCAAGTAAGTTGGTTAATCGTTCTATTTGGTGTTGAGATGGGAGTTGAAATTGAAAACGGATTATTTATTCAAAGTCGAAAAATGCAGTCTCTTTCCACAAAAACGGCTGCCTTATTGATTGTATATTATTGTTTAGAAAATTTTATAAAAGGGGATAAACCCTCCACACAACCACAGCTTGCTCGTAAATTAGGAATCTCTCTTTTCCATCTCAATAAAGTATTGGAAATTTTGCTTAAAAATCGGATTCTCTCCGAAGCTTCTTTTGGAGACAACACTCTTGGTTACCAACCTGCCCATTCAGTTAATGATATAACTTACCAAATGGTCAGCTCGGCTGTGGATCAAAGCTATGATATTCAAGTCTCTGCCGAAGAAACATCTGAGTTAAAAAAAATTATGAATTTGATAAAAGAAATAGAAAATGCCTCGAAATCGAAAAGCCAAAAGCCCTTGTATCTAGCCGTTGAATAA
- the bshC gene encoding bacillithiol biosynthesis cysteine-adding enzyme BshC encodes MEIEKSNLISYSPSERDRLYAYPPSDDKGFNKASEALSKKNYPREALYENLLQYNKEIGALSKKTSQNIEKIKNPLSFSVVGGQQVGLLGGPLYTFFKAISCLLTARQFQAIPIFWIASEDHDIREIDHAIFLDEKGNLLEKRLIFKEKGVFVEDLVLRKEHLDLIKECLELINKPNLMTFFSEGAFFSKAMASFFAESFKEEGLVFIEPAKIRPLALDLFLDEIERFEEVEELFQNIEKKFFSMNLPYPLNHRKVGETHLFFKDENHKRVRILFESGLFKIGDRKFSKKELLDFIRENKGKISPDAALRPLVQCRIFPTAAQIVGPSELEYWSALKPYFDFHQLTMPWLIPRLSITLVPKDAAKELSPDVVQSLNLLIRGESKTLKELKPNLSKFQQHALQNLFHPKLNLQERTYNFFEFQKDLPENLIHKLLKALPWRENHHLYGIL; translated from the coding sequence ATGGAAATCGAAAAATCAAATCTAATTTCCTATTCACCTTCTGAAAGAGATCGGCTTTATGCTTATCCCCCAAGCGATGACAAGGGCTTTAATAAAGCTTCCGAGGCTTTATCTAAAAAAAATTATCCAAGAGAGGCTCTTTATGAAAACCTCTTGCAATACAATAAAGAGATTGGAGCTTTATCAAAAAAGACTTCGCAAAATATTGAAAAAATTAAAAATCCGCTTAGCTTTTCTGTCGTTGGAGGTCAGCAAGTAGGCCTTCTTGGAGGACCTTTATACACTTTTTTTAAGGCTATTAGCTGTCTTTTAACAGCGAGGCAATTTCAAGCTATCCCCATTTTTTGGATTGCTTCTGAAGATCATGATATTCGTGAAATCGACCATGCGATCTTTTTAGATGAGAAGGGAAATCTTCTTGAAAAAAGGCTTATCTTCAAAGAGAAGGGAGTTTTTGTCGAGGATTTGGTTTTAAGAAAAGAGCATCTTGATCTTATAAAAGAGTGTCTTGAGCTGATTAATAAACCGAACTTAATGACTTTTTTTTCAGAAGGCGCTTTCTTTTCAAAGGCAATGGCTTCTTTTTTTGCAGAGTCTTTTAAAGAAGAAGGCCTTGTTTTTATCGAGCCTGCAAAAATTAGGCCTTTGGCGTTGGATCTTTTCCTTGATGAGATTGAAAGGTTTGAGGAGGTCGAAGAGCTTTTTCAAAATATTGAAAAAAAGTTCTTTTCGATGAACTTGCCCTATCCGTTGAATCATAGAAAAGTTGGAGAGACCCATCTCTTTTTTAAAGATGAGAATCATAAAAGGGTTCGCATTCTCTTTGAAAGCGGCTTATTTAAAATCGGCGATAGAAAATTTAGTAAGAAAGAGCTTCTTGATTTTATTCGGGAAAATAAGGGAAAAATAAGCCCTGATGCGGCTTTAAGGCCCTTGGTTCAATGTAGGATTTTTCCAACAGCTGCGCAAATTGTGGGCCCCTCCGAATTAGAATACTGGTCGGCGCTTAAGCCTTATTTTGATTTTCATCAATTGACCATGCCTTGGCTTATTCCAAGGCTATCTATAACCCTTGTTCCAAAAGATGCTGCAAAAGAGCTGTCTCCCGATGTGGTCCAAAGCCTTAACTTACTGATTAGGGGAGAGTCAAAAACTCTAAAAGAGTTAAAGCCGAACCTTTCAAAATTTCAGCAACATGCGCTTCAAAACCTTTTTCATCCCAAGCTTAACTTGCAGGAAAGAACTTACAATTTTTTTGAATTCCAAAAGGACTTGCCTGAAAACTTGATCCACAAGCTTTTAAAAGCTCTTCCTTGGCGCGAGAACCATCATCTTTACGGTATTTTATAA
- a CDS encoding type IV toxin-antitoxin system AbiEi family antitoxin domain-containing protein, which produces MDKNVVKRKHLPTLLSMNAKQKAINLFKKNQGLLRTAEAIRLGIHPRTIYQLRDEGLLEQLAKGIYRLIEVPDFSEPDLVLVSKKIPHAVICLISALAYHEITTQIPHFVYVAIPTKARPSRLEYPPLRYFRYSEKVYSSGVETKLISGFPVKIYNIEKTLADCVKFRNKIGMDVVIEALKMYWQRKGTQIDKLYEYAKINRIEKILQPIMETIVSQ; this is translated from the coding sequence ATGGATAAGAATGTAGTAAAAAGAAAACATTTACCTACATTACTATCCATGAATGCAAAACAGAAAGCTATAAACCTCTTTAAGAAAAATCAAGGATTGCTGCGAACAGCTGAAGCAATCCGTTTGGGCATTCATCCACGCACGATCTATCAGCTGAGAGATGAGGGATTATTAGAGCAACTGGCAAAAGGAATATATAGGCTGATCGAAGTTCCCGATTTTTCAGAGCCAGATCTTGTTCTTGTTTCTAAGAAAATTCCTCATGCCGTGATATGCTTGATTTCAGCTTTGGCTTATCACGAAATCACAACTCAAATTCCTCATTTCGTCTATGTAGCCATTCCCACAAAAGCACGTCCCTCAAGATTGGAATATCCACCCCTCAGATACTTTCGATATTCGGAAAAAGTCTATAGCTCAGGTGTTGAGACTAAATTAATAAGTGGCTTTCCTGTCAAAATTTACAACATCGAAAAAACCTTAGCTGATTGCGTTAAATTTCGGAATAAGATCGGGATGGATGTTGTCATTGAAGCCTTGAAGATGTATTGGCAACGCAAAGGCACTCAAATTGATAAGTTATATGAATATGCAAAAATTAATCGCATTGAGAAAATCCTTCAGCCGATTATGGAAACAATAGTGAGTCAATGA
- a CDS encoding cryptochrome/photolyase family protein: MTDITLIFPDQLFLKHPGIASKRKIYLVEEFLFYKVQPFHKQRLVLLRLAMQKYADMLRGNHSDVIYVPSNELSYRGSVFELLGKKRIKNIHLCEFADEWLTKDLMIGAEKYGWNLHFYPSPGFICSNQELKTHFGNKKHFSMAQFYAYQRKSQNILMEDERPVGGKYSFDADNRKKIPKNLSIPPTFIPKENANTEKIIAEVDSEFTDAIGEADPFLYPTTHQEARKALDLFLKDKLVLFGAYQDAIQKEESFLFHSVLSPLLNIGLLTPHEVIQAALHHSKKHSVPLNSLEGFLRQIMGWREFVRASYLLKGSYQRSINYFQHHTKIPKKFWEGKTGILPIDTTVKRALQTGYCNHIERLMVLGNFLLLTEAAPDEIYKWFMGFFVDAYDWVMVPNVYGMSQYADGGVIITKPYISSSNYILKMSNYPKGDWTEIWDGLFWRFVDKHRSLFSANIRTRNLIQLLTKNKESIFQKVQKAESWLATYNKPTKS; this comes from the coding sequence ATGACTGATATTACCCTGATATTTCCTGACCAACTATTCCTAAAGCACCCTGGAATAGCCTCTAAGAGAAAAATTTACCTTGTTGAAGAGTTCCTTTTTTATAAGGTCCAGCCATTTCATAAGCAAAGATTGGTTCTTCTTCGGCTTGCGATGCAAAAATATGCTGATATGCTTCGAGGAAACCATTCTGATGTGATTTATGTCCCTTCCAATGAACTATCCTACCGTGGAAGTGTATTTGAACTTCTTGGTAAAAAACGCATCAAAAATATTCATTTGTGTGAATTTGCCGATGAATGGCTCACCAAAGATTTAATGATAGGCGCTGAAAAATATGGTTGGAACCTTCATTTTTACCCTTCCCCCGGTTTTATTTGCTCAAACCAAGAATTAAAGACGCATTTTGGGAATAAAAAACACTTTTCTATGGCTCAGTTTTATGCCTATCAGAGGAAGAGTCAGAATATTTTAATGGAAGATGAACGTCCTGTTGGGGGGAAATATAGCTTTGATGCCGACAATCGAAAAAAAATCCCCAAAAACCTTTCTATACCCCCTACTTTTATTCCAAAAGAAAACGCAAACACTGAAAAAATAATCGCGGAAGTGGATAGCGAATTTACTGACGCCATCGGAGAAGCGGACCCTTTTTTGTATCCAACCACCCATCAAGAGGCTAGAAAAGCGCTCGATTTGTTTTTAAAGGATAAGCTGGTATTATTCGGCGCCTACCAGGATGCCATACAGAAGGAAGAATCGTTCCTATTTCATAGCGTCTTGTCACCGCTTCTTAATATTGGCCTTTTAACTCCTCATGAAGTCATTCAAGCCGCCCTTCATCATTCTAAAAAACATTCTGTTCCCTTAAATTCTCTTGAGGGTTTTTTACGGCAAATTATGGGTTGGAGAGAGTTTGTAAGGGCATCCTATCTATTAAAAGGGTCTTATCAACGATCGATCAACTATTTTCAGCATCATACGAAGATCCCTAAAAAATTTTGGGAAGGCAAAACAGGGATCTTGCCGATAGATACAACTGTTAAAAGAGCTTTACAAACCGGTTATTGCAATCATATCGAGCGTTTGATGGTTCTTGGCAATTTTCTATTGCTAACAGAAGCTGCGCCTGATGAAATTTATAAATGGTTCATGGGTTTTTTTGTAGATGCCTATGATTGGGTCATGGTCCCAAATGTCTATGGAATGAGTCAATATGCTGATGGGGGCGTTATTATTACAAAGCCCTATATCTCCTCTTCAAATTATATTTTAAAGATGAGCAACTACCCAAAGGGCGATTGGACAGAGATCTGGGACGGTCTTTTTTGGCGTTTTGTCGATAAACACCGCTCCTTATTTTCCGCTAATATTCGCACACGAAATTTAATCCAGCTTCTTACCAAAAACAAAGAAAGCATCTTTCAAAAAGTTCAAAAAGCAGAATCCTGGCTTGCAACTTACAACAAACCAACCAAATCGTAA
- a CDS encoding ferric reductase-like transmembrane domain-containing protein — MGTPLCDCWPLKIWATSLGVAGYFIFSFSLLLSSRWKKLEDWFGGLDQIYHLHKRLGIWGFCLILLHPWVEALKWLPDRIEKFIFFILPIHGRLSVNLGSYAYWLMLLILGVTLLKLLPYNKWKILHKLMSVVFLLASLHIVLSDKRVGSEFAQLMLYLPMGIGFLGIFYKQIYIPFFAKHSSFVVTNVKNINDNIVEVTLSPKKEPLKFISGQYGFFTFYGPSLSKESHPFTLIESIEGSTISLLVKAQGDYTINLHRHIKKGDIGICEGPYGRLNYNQAGNSQIWIAGGIGVVPFLAWIRAMKRTFPKGIKIDFYYCIHRETDAVFYREFKEFSTAYPDFRIILCCSEKGNRLDMHKIIDFSGNISSKQVFMCGPLKLTSDFKSKLQAYGVSYDNIFVEDFDFF, encoded by the coding sequence ATGGGGACCCCATTATGTGATTGCTGGCCACTGAAAATTTGGGCGACTTCCCTAGGTGTTGCAGGTTACTTCATTTTTTCTTTTTCACTATTACTATCTTCACGCTGGAAAAAGCTGGAGGATTGGTTTGGAGGTTTGGACCAGATCTACCATCTTCATAAAAGACTTGGGATTTGGGGTTTCTGCTTAATTCTTCTTCATCCTTGGGTGGAAGCATTAAAATGGCTTCCAGATCGTATCGAAAAATTTATTTTTTTTATACTGCCTATCCATGGAAGACTATCGGTAAATCTCGGCTCCTACGCATATTGGCTTATGTTGTTAATCCTAGGAGTTACTTTGTTAAAGCTTCTTCCCTACAACAAATGGAAAATTCTGCACAAGCTTATGAGTGTAGTTTTTCTTTTAGCATCACTTCATATCGTTCTGTCAGACAAGAGGGTTGGATCAGAATTCGCCCAGTTGATGCTATACCTCCCCATGGGTATTGGGTTTTTAGGAATTTTTTATAAACAGATCTACATCCCTTTTTTTGCAAAACATTCATCATTTGTAGTCACTAATGTTAAAAATATAAATGACAATATTGTTGAAGTAACTTTAAGTCCTAAAAAAGAGCCCTTAAAATTTATTTCCGGGCAATATGGTTTTTTTACTTTTTATGGACCTTCACTATCTAAAGAATCTCACCCATTCACTTTAATTGAGTCAATTGAAGGCTCAACAATATCACTTTTGGTCAAAGCTCAAGGCGATTATACGATAAATTTACACCGACATATCAAAAAGGGGGATATTGGTATATGTGAAGGTCCTTATGGTCGTCTTAATTATAATCAAGCAGGCAATTCGCAGATATGGATAGCTGGCGGCATCGGTGTAGTTCCATTTTTAGCTTGGATAAGAGCTATGAAGAGAACTTTCCCAAAAGGAATTAAGATTGACTTCTACTACTGCATCCATAGGGAAACCGATGCGGTGTTCTATAGAGAGTTCAAAGAATTCAGTACAGCTTATCCGGACTTCCGTATTATTTTATGTTGTTCCGAAAAAGGAAATAGACTCGATATGCATAAAATTATTGACTTCAGCGGCAATATAAGCAGTAAACAAGTTTTCATGTGCGGTCCGCTAAAGCTAACAAGTGATTTTAAGTCAAAACTTCAGGCATATGGGGTAAGCTATGATAATATTTTTGTAGAAGACTTCGATTTCTTTTAA
- a CDS encoding mechanosensitive ion channel domain-containing protein, with translation MAKEEGPNKIEITAPEKVNVKPDALDDEISYRLKNILESTGWFIDPKVHVREGVVFLSGQAQKDEYKEWAEKLAGNTQDTVAVVNQIDVLKPSIWDFQPVIKGLREQWRGFLKIIPAILFGLVILLAAWLFAKTTYRLSRFILSKKIENPLLVKIITWSIGTGIFLMGLYSVFHLMGLTTIALTVLGGTGLLGIILGIAFKDITENLLASIFLSINNPFNKGDLIEIEGITGYVQSLTIRTTILISLEGNYIQIPNATVYKSNIRNFTSNPNRREDFIVGIGYDCVISEAQDIALKVLQNHPAVLKDPEPWVLVDSFGKSTINLKIYFWLDGKKHSWLKVRSSVIRLVKKAFQSNRIDMPDEARELIFPQGITVWMGSEKPEGAMQLEKPEEADKIATKSEGELNSEAENIKEQGSKSKVPEPGRNLLNQKKKD, from the coding sequence TTGGCAAAGGAAGAAGGCCCAAACAAAATAGAAATTACAGCTCCAGAAAAAGTAAATGTAAAGCCGGATGCTTTAGATGATGAAATCTCATACAGATTAAAAAATATCTTAGAATCCACAGGATGGTTTATAGACCCTAAAGTACATGTTAGAGAAGGAGTCGTATTCTTATCAGGTCAAGCACAAAAAGACGAGTATAAGGAATGGGCGGAGAAATTAGCCGGCAACACACAAGATACTGTAGCAGTAGTTAATCAAATAGATGTGTTAAAACCATCTATTTGGGACTTTCAACCCGTTATCAAAGGTTTACGAGAACAATGGCGAGGTTTTCTAAAAATCATCCCCGCAATTCTTTTTGGTCTGGTTATTCTTTTAGCAGCCTGGCTTTTTGCCAAAACAACCTACCGCCTTTCCAGGTTCATATTAAGTAAAAAAATAGAAAATCCATTATTAGTCAAAATCATTACCTGGTCGATTGGTACGGGTATTTTTCTCATGGGACTCTATAGCGTCTTTCATTTGATGGGTTTGACAACGATTGCTTTGACAGTTTTAGGAGGTACCGGCCTACTGGGCATAATTTTAGGTATTGCCTTTAAGGATATCACAGAAAATCTCTTGGCCAGTATTTTTTTAAGTATCAACAACCCCTTTAATAAAGGGGATTTAATCGAAATTGAAGGGATTACAGGCTATGTTCAAAGTTTAACAATAAGAACCACGATTCTTATTTCTCTCGAGGGCAACTACATTCAAATCCCCAACGCAACTGTATACAAAAGCAATATAAGAAACTTTACCAGCAATCCTAATCGCAGAGAAGATTTTATCGTAGGAATCGGTTATGATTGTGTTATTTCTGAAGCCCAAGATATTGCATTAAAAGTCCTGCAAAATCATCCTGCGGTTTTAAAAGATCCTGAACCATGGGTTTTAGTTGATAGTTTTGGTAAATCAACCATTAATTTAAAAATTTATTTTTGGTTGGATGGTAAGAAGCATAGCTGGCTTAAAGTAAGATCCTCAGTTATCCGATTAGTCAAAAAAGCTTTTCAATCAAATCGCATTGATATGCCAGACGAGGCTCGCGAACTTATTTTTCCACAAGGAATCACTGTTTGGATGGGCTCGGAAAAACCGGAAGGAGCTATGCAACTAGAAAAGCCTGAGGAAGCTGATAAAATAGCTACTAAAAGTGAGGGAGAGCTGAATTCTGAAGCTGAAAACATTAAAGAACAAGGATCAAAATCGAAAGTTCCTGAACCCGGAAGAAATCTGCTTAATCAAAAAAAGAAAGACTAA
- a CDS encoding TspO/MBR family protein: MKQKNSWISLVFFILICLVIGLFGSFWTKEAVSTWYPTLTKPSWTPPDWVFGPVWSSLYIMIAVSGWLIYRSDPSHKRTVALTLYAGQLALNFIWSFLFFSLRNPFLGLIDILFLCLLILLTIIKAWPVSRLASFFLIPYLAWVLYATTLNLGIWLLND; this comes from the coding sequence ATGAAGCAAAAAAATTCGTGGATTTCGTTAGTTTTTTTTATTCTAATTTGCTTAGTAATAGGGCTTTTTGGAAGTTTCTGGACAAAAGAAGCCGTTTCGACATGGTACCCAACACTTACGAAACCTTCATGGACGCCTCCTGACTGGGTATTCGGACCTGTCTGGTCTTCTCTTTATATTATGATAGCGGTCTCCGGCTGGTTAATTTACCGATCTGATCCTTCTCATAAAAGAACGGTCGCACTAACGCTTTATGCCGGTCAGCTCGCACTTAATTTTATTTGGTCTTTCCTCTTTTTTTCTTTGCGCAACCCTTTTTTAGGATTGATCGATATCCTTTTTCTTTGCTTATTGATCCTCCTAACCATTATTAAGGCTTGGCCTGTGAGTCGTTTGGCAAGCTTCTTTTTGATTCCTTATTTAGCTTGGGTTCTTTATGCTACGACGCTTAACCTTGGAATCTGGCTTCTCAATGACTGA